The window CTCCTCAAGACTATAATAAAATCCTTTTATGGACAGTTTTCCATTCCCCACTGCCTTTTTTACGGAATCATATTTGAACAATTTTTTAGCCTGCACCCCGATATTCTCTTTTTCAAGGGTAATCAGTTTGTTATTCCTGTCTTCACCGGTTTTTTCAGGAAGGTCCAGGCTGTCGAGAATTTCTTTTGCTTCTGTGGCATTTTTCAGCCATGAAGAAATATACTTCCCGTGCCCGCCGGTTAAAAGCGCCTTCATCGCCCCGCACCCTGAATGTCCACAGACAATCACATATCTGACACCCAGTTCACCAACTGCATACTCAAGAACAGCCCCCAGGTTTGAGTCGTTTTCCGCCACAATGTTTCCTATATTCCTGTGTACAAAAAGTTCCCCAGCTTTACTTCCAAATACTTTTTCGGGATTTACACGGGAGTCGGAACAGCCTATCACAAGTGCGAACGGACTCTGACCGTTCGCAAGACTCCTATAAAATTCCCTGTTTTTCCCAAAATCCTCTTCCAGAAATAAACGATATGCTGCATT of the Methanomicrobium sp. W14 genome contains:
- a CDS encoding carbonic anhydrase yields the protein MIGCSDSRVNPEKVFGSKAGELFVHRNIGNIVAENDSNLGAVLEYAVGELGVRYVIVCGHSGCGAMKALLTGGHGKYISSWLKNATEAKEILDSLDLPEKTGEDRNNKLITLEKENIGVQAKKLFKYDSVKKAVGNGKLSIKGFYYSLEEGTVEEIV